The genomic DNA CGCCGACGCACCTTCGGGCTGATCAGTCCGGCCCCGGCGTCGGCGCAGGCCCGACCGGTCCGGGCCGCGTGAGCGGTGAAGGCCCGCGCCGCGGCGGCCCGCCGGGCCACGGTGACGTCGGAGTGCCGGGTCGTCCGCTCGGCGGCCAACCAACTGCGCAGGACGCGAAGCGTCAGCCCGTCGACGTCGGTGGCTCCCGCCCGCGAGGCGTGGCGCAACAGGCGGCCCACGTCGCCGACGTAGGCCCGCACGGTGTGCACGGACAAGCCGCGCTCGGCCGCCAGGTGGGTCTCGAACGACGCCAACGCATCGGCCAGTTGCTGGGGCAGCCCGGTGGTCGGGTGCGCGACGGTCGCCCGCCGCCGTTGGGCCGTGATGACCGAACCTCCCCGAGACCCTTGCTGCATAGCCTCAACGTTGCCCGTCGGGCGGCCCTGTGCAAAGCACCGCCACGCCCTCTTCACCCCCCTACGGCGCCGGCCTCCGCCTCAGCCCCCAATCGCACTGCGCGCCGAACCGCGCTGCCGCGCCGCCCGGGTCAGGCGCCAACCGCCATCGACCCGTTCCACCAGGCCCAGCACGGACAGCTCGCCCAACGCCGGCAGCACCTCCTCGTCGGGACGTCCGCAATCCCGACCCACCACGCCCAGCGGGACCACCGCCCGGCTCGGCAGCGCCTCCAGCACCGCCTGCAACTTCGGCTCCAGCGCGTCGGCCGCCCGCGCGGTCCCCCGCCGCGGTTCGGCCAGGTCCGCGCCCAACCGGCCCAACGCCTCGATCACCTCCTCGGCCCGGGTGATCGGGACGGCGTGCCGGGAGCGCAGCAACTCGTTGCTGCCCGCCGACACCGCCGAGGTGATCGGGCCCGGCACCGCCATCAGGACACGCCCGAGGTGCTCGGCCCACCGCGCGGTGGTGGCCGCGCCGCTGCGGGTCGCGGCCTCCACCACCAACGTGCCACGGCTGCACGCGGCGATGATTCGGTTCCGCGTGAGGAACCTGCGGCGGGCCGGGGTCGAACCGGGGGGCGCCTCGCTGAGCAGCACGCCCTCGCAGGCGATCCGCTCGATCAGGGCCGCATGGGCCGCCGGGTAGGGCACGTCGACGCCACCGGCCAGCACCCCGGCGGTGAACCCGGAGACCGCCAGCGCTCCCCGGTGCGCGGCGACATCGATCCCGAAGGCACAACCCGAGACGATCGCCCAACCCGCCTCGGCCAGGGTCGCGGCCAGTTCCGTGGCCACATGGACCCCGTAGCCGGTGGCCGCCCGCGAGCCCACCACCGAGACGGACTCCAGCAACGCGGTGCGCCACCCCACCGGGCCCCGCACCCAGATCCCGTGCGGGCGCCCAGCACCCAGATCGTCGAGCTGGGCCGGCCACTCCGGCTCCCCCGGGCACACGAATCGGATCCCGACGCGCTCGGCGCCGGCCAACTCGGCCGCACCGCCCGCCCCGGCCAGCCGGACCCGCATCGCCGCCGCACCAGGCACCTCCGCCTGCCCGCTCTGCAGCACGTGGATCACCTCGACCGCCCCGATCCGGGCGACCAGGCCGCCGAGTGCGGGTTCGTCGGGTTCGGCGATCCGGGTCAGCAGGGCCCGCGCCTCGCGCTCCTCCTGGTCCATTCGCTCACTGGCAAGCTCGCTCACGCCGCCCACCCGTCGGTGACCCCGCTGCGCAGCGCCAGCGCCGCGCCGACCTCGCTCGGCCCCGGCCGTGGCTTGCCGGCCAGGTCGCTCACGCTCCACGAAACCCGCAACACCCGGTCCATTCCCCGGGCCGACAACCACCCGCCGTCCAACGCCCGCTCGAGGATTCGGACCGCTGCGTCCTCGACCCGGAACTCCCGACGCAGCGCCCGCGACGGGACCTGGGCGTTCAGCGTCCAGGGGGTGCCCGTGAGCCGATGCAGAGCACGATGCCGGGCCGTCAGGATCCGCTCGGCGACCGTCGCGGTGGACTCACCGTCCGCGGCGCCGATCAGTTCCACCCGGCTGGGTCGGTCGACGTAGACCTGCAGGTCGATCCGGTCCAGCAAGGGCCGGGACAGTCGGCTGCGGTAGCGGCGCCGAACGTGCGGGGTGCACGAGCAGCCCCCTCCGCGGCCGAGGTCGGCGGCCTTCCCGCACGGGCACGGGTTGGCGGCCAGCACCAGCAGGAACGCTGCCGGGAACCGCGCGGTCAACGCCGCCCGGGCGATGATCACCTCCCCGCTTTCCATCGGCTGCCGAAGGCAGTCCAGCACGCCTGCGCGGAACTCGGGTGCCTCGTCGAGGAAGAGCACGCCCCGGTGGGCCAACGAGACCGCACCCGGGCGCAGTGCTCCGGAACCGCCGCC from Sporichthyaceae bacterium includes the following:
- the dprA gene encoding DNA-processing protein DprA is translated as MSELASERMDQEEREARALLTRIAEPDEPALGGLVARIGAVEVIHVLQSGQAEVPGAAAMRVRLAGAGGAAELAGAERVGIRFVCPGEPEWPAQLDDLGAGRPHGIWVRGPVGWRTALLESVSVVGSRAATGYGVHVATELAATLAEAGWAIVSGCAFGIDVAAHRGALAVSGFTAGVLAGGVDVPYPAAHAALIERIACEGVLLSEAPPGSTPARRRFLTRNRIIAACSRGTLVVEAATRSGAATTARWAEHLGRVLMAVPGPITSAVSAGSNELLRSRHAVPITRAEEVIEALGRLGADLAEPRRGTARAADALEPKLQAVLEALPSRAVVPLGVVGRDCGRPDEEVLPALGELSVLGLVERVDGGWRLTRAARQRGSARSAIGG